A region from the Hydra vulgaris chromosome 08, alternate assembly HydraT2T_AEP genome encodes:
- the LOC136083021 gene encoding zinc finger MYM-type protein 1-like: protein MSNRTYQSGAAKRKKAAKAKEDISKYLSLTSFLLPEPEPEPEPEQESEPAQVPEPVQEPEPAQEPESNQIKTYQNATTKTTQETDPALWHQVSQEAQSFWISNGPSMCQNNDGSFKNSERLSCGQKRYLSKSCFRRELHNGEFVNREWLLYSPSTGSVFCFACTLFSSKHSNFSTTGFDDWKNALKCISGHENGSEHHKNMLTYSSWQRESGQLDSVLIKQLHNEQLYWQNVLKRIVAVVKFLSSRGLPFRGNNETIGSEQNGNYLGTLELLSQFDPFLHEHMKKHGNSGKDLAPVERFLQFVPIHGHGAEHLETVVLNFLQENEISISDCRGQSYDNASNMAGQYSGLQKRIKDKSESALFIPCAGHSLNLVGNSAAGCCLEAIIFFDCFQCLYNFFSASTHRWQVLLSFVGKGKKIVKQLSGTRWSARADAVTCLHDSYDEIKKALEFLIKDISQSKETQNDAQNLITKMNTFEIVFLTIFWNDILCHFNETSKILQKENLNLDVAVRILKSLLHFIKDLWSQFENYQKKAKILLPNTDYRDSSKRTKKRSRRMAFFDGEAEELEFQGSYKFKIETYLPVIDSLTSNLEKRTSAYEKINDNFGFLVNIQTIANVELKDHCSNLAQIYMKDINENELFFECQQFKYYISKDEHSFTEFYSTLKRDHLESTFPNIEISLRIFLSMMVSNCTGEQSFSKLKLIKNELRSTMLQERLNCFSLMSIESDVLLTIDFDDIIKEFSIKKSRKRHM, encoded by the exons aTGTCTAATCGGACTTATCAAAGTGGTGCTGCAAAGAGGAAAAAAGCCGCTAAAGCAAAAGAAGacatttcaaaatatctttCTTTGACATCATTTCTTTTG CCAGAACCAGAGCCGGAGCCAGAACCAGAGCAAGAGTCAGAACCAGCACAGGTGCCAGAACCAGTACAGGAGCCAGAACCAGCACAGGAGCCagaatcaaatcaaattaaaacttatcaaaacGCAACAACAAAAACTACTCAAGAAACTGACCCAGCATTGTGGCATCAGGTATCCCAAGAAGCTCAATCATTTTGGATTTCTAATGGCCCGTCCATGTGCCAGAACAATGATGGGAGCTTCAAAAATTCGGAAAGGTTGAGTTGCGGACAAAAAAGGTACTTATCAAAATCTTGCTTTAGACGTGAACTACACAATGGCGAATTTGTCAATCGTGAATGGCTATTATACTCACCTTCAACAGGTTCTGTTTTTTGCTTTGCTTGTACCTTATTCTCCAGCAAACACTCTAATTTTTCCACAACTGGATTTGATGACTGGAAAAATGCCTTAAAATGTATATCTGGACACGAGAATGGTTCTGAACATCACAAAAATATGCTTACTTACTCCAGTTGGCAGAGAGAAAGTGGCCAGCTTGACTCTGTATTAATAAAACAGTTACATAACGAACAATTGTACTGGCAAAATGTGCTGAAAAGAATTGTTGCAGTTGTAAAGTTCTTGTCATCAAGAGGGTTGCCATTTCGTGGAAACAATGAAACCATTGGTTCAGAGCAAAATGGTAATTATTTAGGAACTCTTGAGTTACTTAGCCAGTTTGACCCATTCCTACATGAACACATGAAAAAACATGGAAATTCTGGAAAAG ACTTGGCACCAGTTGAgcgttttttgcaatttgttcCCATTCACGGTCATGGAGCTGAACATTTAGAAACagtggttttgaattttttacaagaaaatgaAATTTCAATATCTGACTGTCGTGGGCAGTCATACGATAATGCATCAAATATGGCAGGACAGTACTCAGGCCTACAAAAGAGGATTAAAGACAAAAGTGAATCAGCATTGTTTATTCCTTGTGCTGGACATTCTTTAAATCTGGTCGGCAACAGTGCAGCTGGATGTTGTTTagaagcaattattttttttgactgTTTTCAATGCCTCTACAACTTTTTTTCTGCATCAACTCATCGTTGGCAAGTGCTTCTGTCTTTTGTTGGCAAAggcaaaaaaattgtcaaacaGCTTTCTGGAACTCGATGGTCAGCACGTGCAGATGCTGTGACTTGTCTGCATGACAGTTATGATGAGATTAAAAAAGCACTTGAATTTTTGATCAAGGACATAAGTCAGTCAAAAGAAACTCAAAATGATGCTCAAAATCTCATCACGAAAATGAACACTTTTGAGATTGTTTTTCTGACAATTTTCTGGAATGATATTCTTTGTCATTTTAATGAAACATCGAAGATTTTAcagaaagaaaatttaaacctGGATGTTGCAGTTCGGATTCTAAAGTCATTGTTGCATTTCATTAAAGATTTGTGGAGTCAATTTGAGAATTACCAGAAAAAAGCCAAAATCTTGCTTCCAAACACTGACTACAGAGATTCttcaaaaagaacaaaaaaaagaagccGACGTATGGCCTTCTTTGATGGTGAGGCTGAAGAATTGGAATTTCAGGGaagttataaattcaaaattgaaaCATACCTTCCTGTTATTGATTCGCTAAcatcaaatttagaaaaaagaacATCAGCATATGAGAAGATCAATGACAATTTCGGATTTCTAGTAAACATTCAAACAATTGCCAATGTTGAACTAAAAGACCATTGTTCAAACCTAGCACAAATTTATATGAAGGACATAAatgaaaatgaacttttttttgagtGCCagcaatttaaatattacatttcaAAAGATGAACATTCATTTACAGAATTTTACTCAACATTAAAAAGAGACCACTTGGAATCAACTTTTCCAAATATTGAAATTTCCCTTAGAATTTTTCTGTCAATGATGGTCTCAAATTGCACTGGCGAgcaatcattttcaaaactaaaacttataaaaaatgaactCCGCTCAACCATGCTGCAAGAAAGATTGAACTGTTTTTCGTTAATGTCAATTGAATCAGATGTTCTTTTAACCATtgattttgatgatattattaaagaattttcaataaaaaaatcacgTAAACGTCACATGTAA